A genomic segment from Micromonospora echinaurantiaca encodes:
- a CDS encoding sugar ABC transporter substrate-binding protein — translation MNRWKRLAPVTAVVASAAMVLAGCGGSDDDAAADNSKLTVWMMGEGSEAQTKFLDGVETEFRQKHPDTDVVVQYIPWLEAPKKFQAALAGGEGPDVTELGNTETQGWAAQEALADLTGKFGGWAEGKDILPDLVQNAQLDGKQYGVPWYAGVRGIYYRTDWFAEAGVQVPKTWDDLVAAAKAVQAKKPGTYGIALPGNSELPFYSFLWGAGAEIATKQGDSWKSGYNTPEAQKAVKFWTDLVTVHKVAPPAAAGWNEIDARTQFATGKAAMAFGGSWQQGAIKKDNPEIEKVWGTFPIPGPDGQPAPAFAGGSDIAVWQDSERQDLAWDYLTVLLSKKNDAAFAESLGFFPVYKDLVGGDKYASDKIMAPFATAMQNTKLTPLTPKWVEVSRTKTVTQAMNSSVIKGQKTVEKATADAAAEMESILNAK, via the coding sequence GTGAACAGGTGGAAGCGGCTGGCTCCGGTCACCGCCGTCGTGGCCTCGGCCGCGATGGTGCTGGCCGGCTGCGGCGGCTCAGACGACGACGCAGCGGCCGACAACAGCAAGCTGACGGTCTGGATGATGGGCGAGGGCAGCGAGGCGCAGACCAAGTTCCTCGACGGCGTCGAGACCGAGTTCCGGCAGAAGCACCCGGACACCGACGTGGTGGTCCAGTACATCCCCTGGCTGGAAGCGCCGAAGAAGTTCCAGGCGGCGCTCGCCGGCGGTGAGGGCCCGGACGTCACCGAGCTGGGCAACACCGAGACCCAGGGCTGGGCCGCGCAGGAGGCGCTGGCCGACCTGACGGGCAAGTTCGGCGGCTGGGCCGAGGGCAAGGACATCCTCCCCGACCTGGTGCAGAACGCGCAGCTCGACGGCAAGCAGTACGGCGTGCCGTGGTACGCGGGCGTGCGCGGCATCTACTACCGCACCGACTGGTTCGCCGAGGCCGGCGTGCAGGTGCCGAAGACCTGGGACGACCTGGTCGCCGCGGCCAAGGCCGTGCAGGCGAAGAAGCCGGGCACCTACGGCATCGCCCTGCCCGGCAACTCCGAGCTGCCGTTCTACTCGTTCCTGTGGGGCGCCGGCGCGGAGATCGCCACCAAGCAGGGTGACTCCTGGAAGTCCGGCTACAACACGCCGGAGGCGCAGAAGGCCGTCAAGTTCTGGACCGACCTGGTGACCGTGCACAAGGTCGCCCCGCCGGCCGCCGCCGGCTGGAACGAGATCGACGCGCGGACCCAGTTCGCCACCGGCAAGGCGGCCATGGCGTTCGGCGGCAGCTGGCAGCAGGGCGCCATCAAGAAGGACAACCCGGAGATCGAGAAGGTCTGGGGCACGTTCCCGATTCCCGGCCCCGACGGCCAGCCCGCGCCCGCCTTCGCCGGCGGCTCGGACATCGCCGTCTGGCAGGACAGCGAGCGGCAGGACCTGGCCTGGGACTACCTGACCGTGCTGCTGAGCAAGAAGAACGACGCGGCGTTCGCCGAGAGCCTGGGCTTCTTCCCGGTCTACAAGGACCTGGTCGGTGGGGACAAGTACGCCAGCGACAAGATCATGGCGCCGTTCGCCACCGCCATGCAGAACACCAAGCTCACGCCGCTCACCCCGAAGTGGGTGGAGGTCAGCCGGACCAAGACGGTGACCCAGGCGATGAACAGCTCGGTCATCAAGGGTCAGAAGACGGTCGAGAAGGCCACCGCCGACGCGGCCGCGGAGATGGAAAGCATCCTCAACGCCAAGTGA